The following is a genomic window from Hyperolius riggenbachi isolate aHypRig1 chromosome 4, aHypRig1.pri, whole genome shotgun sequence.
tgttattattattataattttggtGGATAAGGATGTATGCTGGAAACCAAAGCACTGTAACTGAATTCATTCTTCTCGGACTCTCAGAAGATCCTCTAGTACAAATCGTGCTCTTCCATATGTTCCTGGTAGCCTATATAACCACCCTGGCTGGGAATCTCCTCCTCATACTTGCAGTGAGGACAGATAAGCGTTTACACAACTCCATGTACCTCTTCCTGGCCAATCTGTCCTTCTTGGACATTTGCTACACTTCAGTAATTGTTCCTAAAATGTTGGTGGACCTTCTTTATCTAAAGAAAAGTATTAGTTACATTGGTTGCGCCTTTCAGGTCTTTTTTTATCTGTTTCTGGGGGAGACTGAGTGCATCCTTCTGGCTTTGATGGCCTATGATCGTTATGTCGCTATCTGCCACCCTCTACGTTATAATATGATGATGAACACAACAGTCTGTTTGTGGATGATCAGCACATCGTGGTGGACAGCTTGCATGATATCTTCTGTAGATATATATTTTGTGCTCAGCTTAACATACTGTGGTCCAAACACCATCAATCATTTCTTCTGCGAGGTCCCATTGCTCATGCAGCTCTCTTGCAGTGACACCTCCTCAGTTAATATCCTTAAACTGATGGGAAGTGCCATCCTGCTCTTCATCCCTTTCTTGCTAATACTTATTTCCTATTTTAGAATTATGGTAGCTATTGCAAGAATCCCCACAGGGAA
Proteins encoded in this region:
- the LOC137504613 gene encoding olfactory receptor 10C1-like, which translates into the protein MYAGNQSTVTEFILLGLSEDPLVQIVLFHMFLVAYITTLAGNLLLILAVRTDKRLHNSMYLFLANLSFLDICYTSVIVPKMLVDLLYLKKSISYIGCAFQVFFYLFLGETECILLALMAYDRYVAICHPLRYNMMMNTTVCLWMISTSWWTACMISSVDIYFVLSLTYCGPNTINHFFCEVPLLMQLSCSDTSSVNILKLMGSAILLFIPFLLILISYFRIMVAIARIPTGKYKSFSACSSHLVAVIILYGTAMFMYVRPEHFAKEGTDKLVAVFYTVITPMINPLIYSLRNKDVHRAMKRALRAGQMELSSLPISRHKFAMLL